The DNA window TCGGTGTTTACAAAGCCGTTGAGGCCGCGGTTAAAGGAACATTCAAAGGAGGAATCATAGAACTTGGATTAGCTGATGGCGGTGTTGGATTAAGCACTCCAAATGATGTTTGGCAGATTTTTAACACTCTCCCACCCAATATTAGACAAACAGTACTCGGTGAGCTAGGGTTTGCTGATGAGAATGAACTCTTTAAGAGGTTTGAAGAGACTAGAAAGCAGGTTCCAGACTGGATCTGGGCTGCAGTGGAGGAATTAGAAAATGAGATTAGAAACGGCATTGTACAGGTGCCGTATGTAGTAACTAGAGATGAAATTGAAAAAATTAGAAATGGAGATATTGTAATAGACTCCTCCAAAATTCAGATAAGAGAATACCCTACCAAAAACTGGAAAATTATTGACGTAACGACACAATCTTCCCAAACATTTACCCATACTCTCTCATCGACAACTTCAACTACAACAATTCAGACATCAAGCTCAGCAACCCTAACAGACACCGCATCTACTTATGCACCAACAGCATCGACATCATCGAAAACTGTTTACATTCTTAGTGCGTTCTTGGTTCTTACAGTTATTGGGGGTATTATCGTCAAATCAAAGGGTTCCAAATTAAAAACAGCCCCAGAAGAAAATAAAACTACCTCATCAAACTCCGTTAAACAAGAAATTTCCTCTTCCCTGCTACAACCGACTCCCAGATACGAGGCTCTCGGGAGTTATCTTTCAGGGCTGAACAAAAGCACCGTGACGTTAAAGCTTGAGGAGATAGAGAAAATAATTGGGGGCAAACTCCCTGATTCCACAAGAAAACACAGAGCCTGGTGGGGAAATGATAAAAGCCATTCTCACGCGGTAAAGGGCTGGCTGAAGGCCGGCTGGAAGGTCAAGCGCGTGGATTTTGAGAAGGGAATCGTTGAGTTCGAGAGGTTAATCCCAGAAAAGAAGCCAAAGCCAGCACCAGAGACAAGGGAAGTCAAAAAGCCTGCTTTAAAGACTGAAGAACGGACGATGCCAGAAGTGAAGAAGCCCGCCCTTCCCGAACCCCCTGTTCCGGGCTTTCCATCGGAACTCCTCTCCCGCTACGAGCCCCTCGAATTCCTCGGTGAAGGCGGATTCGCCAGGGTATTCAAAGCCAAACGCAGAAAAGACGGCAAAAGGGTCGCCCTCAAGATACCGAGGATAGACGAGAGAACAAGCAAGACTTTCATCAAGGAGGTCTCCGCATGGCTACACCTCGACCATCCAAACATCGTGAAACTTTACGATGTCGACATTCTTCCAATCCCCTACCTCGAAATGGAGTACGTCGAGGGTGTGGAGGTTGATGGTGAAACCGTTAGAGACCTCGACGGCTATCCAAAGCCCGTCGATGAGGAGACTGCGTTGAAGCTCGTCAGAGGCATTGCCGAGGGACTTAAGCATGCGCACTCAAAGGGCATCTATCACCGGGACTTGAAGCCGCTCAACATCCTCCTTAAGGCGGACTTAACCCCGAAAATCACTGACTGGGGACTGGCGAAGCTCGGAACCATGAGTTCGAGCAGGAGTGTTCTCGGTTACACCCCGCTTTACGCGGCGCCGGAGCACTTAATGCCGAGCAAGTACGGGCACACAGACCAGAGAACGGACATCTGGCAGCTGGGCGTTACCTTCTACGAGTTATTAACTGGGAAACTGCCGTTCGAGGGTTACACTTACGAGGAAGTCTTCGGAAAGATAACCGACGAGAACTATCGCCATAAGCCGCCCTCGGAAATCGACCCCCGGCTGGCAAAGTACGACGGAATCTTCGAGAGGCTCCTGGCAAAGAGGAAGGAGGAGCGCTACGGGAGCGTTGACGAATTTCTCGAAGACCTGGAAAAACTCGATGAGGCCGCAAAAAGGAAGGTGGAACTTGAAAAAGATGTTGAAGAGCTAAAGAAGTCCCTCGCAAGGAGCGTCGAGGCGCTAAAGAGAAGCAGAAGCTCCGAAGAAATCCTGAAGAATCGCAGGCTGGTGGTCGAAACCCTCGGCAAGCTGGCTTTGGCTTACGCCGAACTAAACAGGAAGGCAGAGCTTCTGAACACGCTCAACTACCTGAAATTCTACACTGCGGAAAACTTGGGCGATTTGACGAACGCAATCAACACGGTAGAGATGCTCATTAAGGAGAACCTTCCGGTCGGCCAAGACTTCATCGAGAGGCTGAAGGTTCTCGTGCACAACATTGAGAGGGAAAACTGGAAAGCATAGTGTCCTTCATTCTTTCAACAGAAACCCTTATAAGAACTTACATTTCTTTAAGTTTGATAACTAACCGGAGGCGATAGTAATGCCGTTTGCCGGGATTGCACTAGTTGTACTAGGAGTGTTCCTTTTGATAATGCTCCTGCTGAGCGTGAAGGTTATCCGTCCGTACCAGAAGGGTCTCGTCGAGAGGCTCGGAAAGTTCAACAGAATCCTGGAGCCGGGAATACACTTCATAATACCCTTCATGGAGCGCGTCAAGGTCGTGGACATGCGCGAGCACGTCGTCGATGTGCCGCCGCAGGAGGTCATCTGTAAGGACAACGTCGTCGTCACCGTCGATGCCATCGTTTACTACCAGATACTCGACCCCGTCAAGGTCGTTTACAACGTAAGCAACTTCCTGATGGCCATCATCAAGCTCGCACAGACCAACCTCCGTGCCATCATCGGCGAGATGGAGCTCGACGAGACGCTCTCCGGAAGGGACATAATCAACGCCAAGCTGCGCGAGGAGCTTGACAAGATAACCGACCGCTGGGGTGTCAAGATAACCCGCGTTGAGATACAGCGCATAGACCCGCCGCGGGACATACAGGAGGCAATGGCCAAGCAGATGACGGCAGAGCGTGAGAAGAGGGCCATGATACTCCTCGCGGAGGGTGAGAGGGAGAGCAAGATAAAGAAAGCCGAGGGTGAAAAGCAGGCGGCCATACTCCGGGCCGAGGGTGAGAAGCAGAGGCAGATACTCGTCGCCGAGGGTCAGGCCGAGGCAATACGAAAGGTCCTCGAGGCACTCTCGATGGCCGACGAGAAGTACCTCGCCCTCCAGTACATCGAGAAGCTCCCCGAACTCGGAAGGCAGGGCAACCTGATCGTGCCCTACGACACCGAGTCCCTAATCGGACTGCTGAGGATACTCCAGAAGGTGAAGGACATCCCGATGCCCGAGACGCCGGAACCTTCCGGCGGCGATGGCGGGGAGGAAGTGACCCCCTCCGAGCCTGGTGAAGGCAACTCGGATTTGAACCCGGAAAAGGCTTAAAGACCTTTTCTTAATTTTTGATGGTGGTGGGCATGGAAGCGCTCCCGATTTCCCTTCTTATCCTCGGCCTCCTCGTGATAGCCCTGGACATGATGGTTACCGCGTTCATAACCCCGATCGGAATAGCGATGGTCGTCATGGGGCTCCTGATGGGGTTCGGGGTGAGCTTCACCGAGAGCTTCGTCGCGGCCCTCATAGCGGCGGTAGTCTCGTACATTGTCGTTAGCCGCTACGTAAAAAAGGACGTCCAGGACGCCGGAAAGGGCAAGTACACCTTCGAGCTGAAGGGCAAGCGCGGGAAAGTGGTTGAAATAGGAAAAGACCACTACATCGTCGAGCTTGAGGGGGACAGGTGGATAGCGCTGGCCGAGGGGGACGAGAAGCCCGGAATCGGCGACACCGTTGAGGTCGTCAATGTTGACGGCGTCAAACTCATGGTCAGGAAGGTCTGAACTCCGCCCACAGCTCCTCCATCGTTTTTCCAAGTTTCGTGAACAGGCCGTTTCTGTAAACGACCTCCCCGTTTACCGTGACCAGCTCGACATCACTTCCCCTGGTGGAGTAGACTACGTGCGAGTACGGATTTTCACCCGGCAGGAACTGGGCCTTTCTGGCGTTTATAAGGACCAGATCCGCGAGGTAGCCGGGCTTTATGAGGCCCGCCCTCAGCCCGAGTGCCCTTGCACCCCCGACAGTGGCCCAGCGGAAAACCTCCCTCGCAGAGGCGACGTCGGTTCTTCTCCTCCAGACCTTGTTCAGAACCGCCGCGAAGCGCATCTCCGTGAAGGTGTCCATCAGACCCACCGGATTTGGGGAGTCGTTTCCGAGGGCGATGTTCGTTCCCCTCTCAAAGAGTTCTATTATCGGGGCTATCCTTCCCTCAAGCTTTGCCATGCTCAGGGAGCAATGGACGAGCGTCGCACCGCTTTTCGCGTAGAGGGAAACCTCTGAATCGCTCAGATAGATGCCGTGGACGCCGATAAGGTTGTCCCCAAGTACACCGGCCCTTTCAAGGTATTCGACGGGAGAGAGGCCGTAGCGGCGTTTGACCTCCCGCACCTCCCCCATGCTCTGGGAGAGGTGAACGTGAATCAGGGCGTTCCTACCGCGGGCAAACTCGCCGATTTCCCTCATCAGCTCAAGGGACACCGTGTTGGTGGCGTGGGGCGCGAGGGTTGGGGTCATGAGCCCATCTTTTCCCACCCAGTCCTTAAAGAACCTGAAACCCTCCTCGGGCGCGGCTATGGGGAAGTCAATCGTGTCCATGACGGTCTGGCCGATGAAGGCCCTTATTCCAACTTCCCGGGCGGCCTTTGCTATCTCGTCGGCGAAGAAGTAGTGGTCGTTTATCGTCGTTGAACCGTTGGCCAGCGCTTCAGCCATTCCGAGGAGCGCCCAGCGGCGAACGTCCTCTGGTTTCCACTCCAGCTCCGCGGGCCATATAACGTCGCTGAGCCACCTCTCTATGGGCACGTCCTCACCAAGGCCCCGAAACTTCGACATGGCGACGTGGGTGTGGGCGTTGACCAAGCCAGGTAGGACGATGTAGCCGTCTCCCCCGTAAACTTCATCGACGGCGTATTCACCGATTCTTTCCCGGGGGACGACGTCTCGGATGAACCCGTCTTCCACTACGACCGCGACATTCTTCCTTGGGGATTCGCAGTCAACGGCGGTTCCAATAAGTGCAAACATCACATCACCCTCTTGGACATCTGACGCGCTGATACTTAAACATTTTGACATATCGACATAAAGTTGCCCAAAGGATTTAAATGGGGAGCATTCCGAATATCCCCCATGCCACTACTGATAATCGTCCGGCCCAGAGTTCTCGGGATTGGAACGGTCACTCTGTGGATAAATTGACGCTTTTCTGGTAGCCGTTGCTCCAAATCGCTACCGTTATAAAGTCCCCCTCAAAGCCTCTGGAGGTGGTAACGATGATTGATAAGGTTTACTGCGCTGACGTTCGGCCAGATATGGAAGGTAAGCGCGTTAAACTTGCAGGATGGGTTTATAGGAAGAGAGAAGTCGGAAAAAAGGTGTTTATAGTCCTCCGCGATTCAAGCGGGATAGTTCAGACCATATTCAAGAAGGAGCTGAGCGAGGAAGCCTACGCCGAGGCGAAGAAGGTCGGAATCGAGTCTAGCGTGATAGTCGAGGGCACCGTCAAAGCCGACCCCCGCGCGCCCACAGGGGTCGAGATTCAGGCGGACAGAATCGAGATCGTTCAGAACGTGGACTTCTTCCCGATAACCAAAGACGCGAGCGACGAGTTCCTGCTGGACGTGAGGCACCTCCACCTGCACTCACCCAAGGTCGCCGCGATAATGAAGGTCAAGGCGACGATGATGCAGGCCGCTCGCGAGTGGCTCCTTCAGGACGGCTGGTACGAGGTCTTCCCGCCGATACTCGTCACCGGTGCCGTCGAGGGAGGAGCGACGCTCTTCAAGCTCAAGTACTTCGACAGGACGGCTTACCTCAGCCAGTCGGCCCAGCTCTACCTTGAGGCAGCTATATTTGGCCTCGAAAAGGTCTGGTCGCTCACGCCGAGCTTCAGGGCCGAGAAGAGCAGAACCAGGAGGCACCTCACCGAGTTCTGGCACCTTGAGCTTGAGGGAGCCTGGATGGACCTCTGGGACATCATGAAGGTCGAGGAGGAGCTGGTAAGCTACATGGTTCAGCGCACGCTGGAGCTCAGGAGGAGCGAGATTGAGACCTTCAGGAAGGACTTAACCACCCTCAAGAACGCGGTTCCGCCCTTCCCGAGGGTGAGCTACGACGAGGCGATTGATATACTCCAGAGCAAGGGCGTCGAGATAGAGTGGGGCGAGGACATGGGCGCCGACGAGGAGCGCATCTTGACCCAGGAGTTCGAGGCCCCGTTCTTCGTCCACGGCTATCCCAAGGGCATTAAGGCCTTCTACATGAAGGAGGATCCGGAGGACCCGCGCAAGGTTCTCGCCGCGGACATGCTCGCGCCCGAGGGATACGGTGAGATCATCGGCGGTTCCCAGCGTGAGGACGACTACAACAAGCTCGTGCAGAGAATCCTCGACGAAGGCATGGATCCAAAGGACTACGAGTGGTACCTTGACCTCAGGAAGTACGGCAGCGTTCCGCACAGCGGCTTCGGCCTCGGCCTTGAGAGGCTCGTCGCCTGGGTGCTGAAGCTCGACCACGTCCGCTGGGCAACCCTGTTCCCGAGGACGCCGAGCAGGCTGTATCCGTGAGCCTGCTCCCACCACAACTTTTATAAAACTCCCCCAAGACCATTAGCCCGAGGGCCCGTAGCCTAGCAGGATAGGGCGCCGGCCTTCTAAGCCGGAGGTCGCGGGTTCGAATCCCGCCGGGCCCGCCAGTAACACAAACTTTTGCCCCGCAAAGTTTGATCAAAAGCTGGTGATTCCTTCTGAATGGTCAGATTTTTAGTGGGTTTTTTGGGTTAGTGGTGACTTTATAAGGAGAGATTCATCGCCAAAAAGGCTTTTTTAACGGGTTCAACTTCACCCGCGCTCCTCCGGAGCGCTAAAAAAAGCGGAACCTATCAAGGGTTGCCTTTTTTGGAATGAATCCGGCCAAACTTGCAGATTTCAACTGAAAACCCCTGTTGCCTAGCGAATTCTAAGTAAGGAATCACGAACTTTGATGAAACTTTGCAGGGCAAAGTTTCCTGTACTCTCAAACCCCAGAAGCAGGGCTACGCCCGCGTTGGGAAACTTGCAAAAGAAAAGGCAATTAATCACCCATCCCCGTCCTCAACGTAGGGGGCGGTTATCACCTTCCTTATCTCCCTTGCCTTCTTTTCGCCTATTCCCTCGACTTCCCGGAGCTCCTCCTCAGTGGCGGTGAAAACGCGCTCAACGTTCTCGAAGTGCCGAAGGAGCCTCTTCGCGAGTGTGGACGAGACGTAGGGGAGGCCCTCAACGATGAGCCTCTGCCTCTCGGCGAGGGTTAAGGCCTTCTTCTCGCTCCTGAGGCGAACTTCTTTCTTCCTCTCCTCCTGCTCGCGCTTCGCTAAGAGGTAGATGAACTGGGCCGTCTCCTCGGTTCCGGAGGAGAACAGTATGGGGACCCCCCAATCGAGGGTTACTGCAGCTATGGCGCCCCTGATGGCGTTGGGGTGGACGTTCCTTATACCGTAAAGCTCGCCCTCTATGATTATCACCGGCTTCGGGTAGGCCCTCTTCAGCCTCTCAACCTGGTCGAAGAGTCTGCCGTCGATGATGGAGCCTATGAAGTCGTTGGCGCTCTTCCTCTCTATCCCGACCTCCTCGCTGACCACGTAATCAGCGACGTCGAGGGTTCTGACCTCTATCTCCGCTCCGAGCTCCTTAAGATGCTTTGGAACGCCGCTCCTGAGCTCGCGGTTGTCTACGTAAACAACTATTCCCTTCGGCTTCCTCACGAAGACGGGCCTTATCGGGAGCTTTTCATAGACCTCCTCCTTGGAAGGCCCGGGTTTCTCGGCCTTTTCCACCTTCTTCTCAGCATTTTCAGGCTTTTCCTTCGGCTTCAGAAACTCATCGAGGGAAGCTATTTTTCCCTTCGAGGGCATCTCAACACGCTCCACGGCCCTTTCCCTTATTTTACCCCTCCCCGGGTGGGCTTTCTCAAGTTCCCTGGCGAGCTTCTTTATGGCGTCGAACATGCCCTTTTCCTTCCTCCGGGAGCTCCAGTAGTAGGCTTCATCGCGCGTCCCCTTGGCCATCAGTATAACGACCCTCCCCGGCCTGTGCCTTCCGGTTCTTCCGCGCCTCTGGATGCTCCTTATGGCCGAGGGCACAGGCTCGTAGAAGACGACGAGGTCGACCTCGGGCACGTCGAGGCCTTCTTCACCAACGCTCGTGGCCACCAAAACATTGAACTCACCGCGTGAGAACCTTTCAAGGGTCTCCTTCTGCTCCCTCTGACTCATCCCCCTGTCGTTGCTCCTGCTCGCCTGCCCGATGAACCGCTCCGCCAAAACGCCCATCTCCCTGAGCTCCTCTACTATCTTCCTCCCCGTGTCGCGGTAGTTCGTGAAGACGATGATTTTCGAGTTCGGCTTTTTCTCCAGCTGTTTTTTAACGAGCTCCTTCAGCTTCCCCATCTTCGGGTGGTCGAGGCCAAGCTCCTTCGCCTGAACGAGGAGGTATATCACCTTCCTCATGCGCGGGTCTTCCATGAGCCCCCTGCTGGATTTCGTCCTCCTGTCCTCCCTGAGCTTCTTGAGGTACGCCCTCAGCGCGGTTAGCCCCTGGGTTTCAAGCAGTTCTATCGCGTGCTGCAGCTTTACAGCCTTGGCCTGATACATTCTAAGCCGGCCGAGCTCGTAGTTGCCCCTCGCGACCTCCTGGTTTATCTTTGAACCCGCCTGGAGAACCTCCCTCTTGGAGATCTCCGGCGAGTACGTGCTCACCAGCTTGAACTGGGCGAGGGGCTTGAGGCTCTCCTTGAGCATCTCCCTCAGAAGGGAGCGCACCTCCTTGTAGATGCCGGGGAGCTCAACCCTCACCCACTCGAAGCTCATCCTCTGAACGTAGGGTTTGACGTCAGGCGAGCTCTCGGTTCTTATCTCGATGCGCTCTATCCCGAGGTTCCTGACTATCTCCCGTATCCGCTCCTCGTCGCTTCCGGGGGATGCCGTGAGACCGAGCACGAGAGGATACCTGGCAGTCCTGAGGTACTCCCTGGCTATGAAGACGTAGGAGTAGTTTCCCACCGCCCGGTGAGCCTCGTCAAAAACGAGCAGAACGACGTCCTTCAGAGAGATCCTCCCGGTAAGGATGTCGTTTTCAACGGTCTGGGGCGTTGCGGTTATTACCGTGCTTCTCGCCCACAGCTCGGCCCTCTGTTTGGGGGAGAGTTCACCGGTGAGGACGTTGATCCTCTCCGGGGGAAGGTCGAAAAGCCGCCTGAAGCTCTCGGCGTGCTGGACTGCCAAAGGCTTCGTCGGGGCGAGCATGAGAACCTTGCCGCCGTACTTCGAGAGCCTGTAATCGGCTATGAGCATGGCTATAAGCGTCTTTCCTAACCCCGTTGGCAGAACGACGAGGCAGTTGGTTTCCTTACAGCGGGCGTAGATTACCTCCTGGTAAACGCGGGGCTCGATTAGATCGCGGCGGAGATACATGGTTTAAACTTGGAGGGAGCGAATAAAAGCTTTCCTGACGTCCCGCGCGGATGCGGGCTTTTCGGGCCTAACGATGAGCATCGCCACGAGAAGGCTCACCGGAATGGTCGGTATCAGGAATTCACGACCGAACAGCAGGTAGAGGTTGTTTACCGCGGGGGCAGCTTTAAAGAGC is part of the Thermococcus sp. 21S7 genome and encodes:
- the asnS gene encoding asparagine--tRNA ligase; its protein translation is MIDKVYCADVRPDMEGKRVKLAGWVYRKREVGKKVFIVLRDSSGIVQTIFKKELSEEAYAEAKKVGIESSVIVEGTVKADPRAPTGVEIQADRIEIVQNVDFFPITKDASDEFLLDVRHLHLHSPKVAAIMKVKATMMQAAREWLLQDGWYEVFPPILVTGAVEGGATLFKLKYFDRTAYLSQSAQLYLEAAIFGLEKVWSLTPSFRAEKSRTRRHLTEFWHLELEGAWMDLWDIMKVEEELVSYMVQRTLELRRSEIETFRKDLTTLKNAVPPFPRVSYDEAIDILQSKGVEIEWGEDMGADEERILTQEFEAPFFVHGYPKGIKAFYMKEDPEDPRKVLAADMLAPEGYGEIIGGSQREDDYNKLVQRILDEGMDPKDYEWYLDLRKYGSVPHSGFGLGLERLVAWVLKLDHVRWATLFPRTPSRLYP
- a CDS encoding NfeD family protein, with the translated sequence MEALPISLLILGLLVIALDMMVTAFITPIGIAMVVMGLLMGFGVSFTESFVAALIAAVVSYIVVSRYVKKDVQDAGKGKYTFELKGKRGKVVEIGKDHYIVELEGDRWIALAEGDEKPGIGDTVEVVNVDGVKLMVRKV
- a CDS encoding DEAD/DEAH box helicase gives rise to the protein MYLRRDLIEPRVYQEVIYARCKETNCLVVLPTGLGKTLIAMLIADYRLSKYGGKVLMLAPTKPLAVQHAESFRRLFDLPPERINVLTGELSPKQRAELWARSTVITATPQTVENDILTGRISLKDVVLLVFDEAHRAVGNYSYVFIAREYLRTARYPLVLGLTASPGSDEERIREIVRNLGIERIEIRTESSPDVKPYVQRMSFEWVRVELPGIYKEVRSLLREMLKESLKPLAQFKLVSTYSPEISKREVLQAGSKINQEVARGNYELGRLRMYQAKAVKLQHAIELLETQGLTALRAYLKKLREDRRTKSSRGLMEDPRMRKVIYLLVQAKELGLDHPKMGKLKELVKKQLEKKPNSKIIVFTNYRDTGRKIVEELREMGVLAERFIGQASRSNDRGMSQREQKETLERFSRGEFNVLVATSVGEEGLDVPEVDLVVFYEPVPSAIRSIQRRGRTGRHRPGRVVILMAKGTRDEAYYWSSRRKEKGMFDAIKKLARELEKAHPGRGKIRERAVERVEMPSKGKIASLDEFLKPKEKPENAEKKVEKAEKPGPSKEEVYEKLPIRPVFVRKPKGIVVYVDNRELRSGVPKHLKELGAEIEVRTLDVADYVVSEEVGIERKSANDFIGSIIDGRLFDQVERLKRAYPKPVIIIEGELYGIRNVHPNAIRGAIAAVTLDWGVPILFSSGTEETAQFIYLLAKREQEERKKEVRLRSEKKALTLAERQRLIVEGLPYVSSTLAKRLLRHFENVERVFTATEEELREVEGIGEKKAREIRKVITAPYVEDGDG
- a CDS encoding amidohydrolase, with amino-acid sequence MFALIGTAVDCESPRKNVAVVVEDGFIRDVVPRERIGEYAVDEVYGGDGYIVLPGLVNAHTHVAMSKFRGLGEDVPIERWLSDVIWPAELEWKPEDVRRWALLGMAEALANGSTTINDHYFFADEIAKAAREVGIRAFIGQTVMDTIDFPIAAPEEGFRFFKDWVGKDGLMTPTLAPHATNTVSLELMREIGEFARGRNALIHVHLSQSMGEVREVKRRYGLSPVEYLERAGVLGDNLIGVHGIYLSDSEVSLYAKSGATLVHCSLSMAKLEGRIAPIIELFERGTNIALGNDSPNPVGLMDTFTEMRFAAVLNKVWRRRTDVASAREVFRWATVGGARALGLRAGLIKPGYLADLVLINARKAQFLPGENPYSHVVYSTRGSDVELVTVNGEVVYRNGLFTKLGKTMEELWAEFRPS
- a CDS encoding serine/threonine-protein kinase, with translation MPEVKKPALPEPPVPGFPSELLSRYEPLEFLGEGGFARVFKAKRRKDGKRVALKIPRIDERTSKTFIKEVSAWLHLDHPNIVKLYDVDILPIPYLEMEYVEGVEVDGETVRDLDGYPKPVDEETALKLVRGIAEGLKHAHSKGIYHRDLKPLNILLKADLTPKITDWGLAKLGTMSSSRSVLGYTPLYAAPEHLMPSKYGHTDQRTDIWQLGVTFYELLTGKLPFEGYTYEEVFGKITDENYRHKPPSEIDPRLAKYDGIFERLLAKRKEERYGSVDEFLEDLEKLDEAAKRKVELEKDVEELKKSLARSVEALKRSRSSEEILKNRRLVVETLGKLALAYAELNRKAELLNTLNYLKFYTAENLGDLTNAINTVEMLIKENLPVGQDFIERLKVLVHNIERENWKA
- a CDS encoding SPFH domain-containing protein, with the protein product MPFAGIALVVLGVFLLIMLLLSVKVIRPYQKGLVERLGKFNRILEPGIHFIIPFMERVKVVDMREHVVDVPPQEVICKDNVVVTVDAIVYYQILDPVKVVYNVSNFLMAIIKLAQTNLRAIIGEMELDETLSGRDIINAKLREELDKITDRWGVKITRVEIQRIDPPRDIQEAMAKQMTAEREKRAMILLAEGERESKIKKAEGEKQAAILRAEGEKQRQILVAEGQAEAIRKVLEALSMADEKYLALQYIEKLPELGRQGNLIVPYDTESLIGLLRILQKVKDIPMPETPEPSGGDGGEEVTPSEPGEGNSDLNPEKA